From Sphingobacteriales bacterium:
TTTTCGTGCGCATATAAAATATCGGAGTTCCCAAAATTCCCATTTCCCAAGCTACCTGTGTAAATAAATCCTGTTGAGCTTATGGCCAGAATGCTATTTTTTGAACTAAAGGGCAAATTATCATCTCCATTACTACCCAAATGCCTACTGTTTATTATTGTGCCATAAGAAGCTACCCTAAGAAGGAACAAATCAAAAAAGTCTGAATAGCTTCCGGAGGTACAGGTTGCAGTTCTGCCACTAAGCAATAAATTATTTTCTTTATCGAGTGTTATAGATTCAACAAAATCGTCATGATTACCGCCAATAGCTCTTGCTCAAATAATATAGCCACTACTATTAAGCTTAGCAATAAATACATCAAACCCACCCGCTCCGAAAGATGTAGTATGCCCTACTACATACCACTCATTAGTTGGTGTTTTTACCAGAGTACGGGCGTGGTCTTCCTCGTTGCCGACAATTAGTTTTGCGGTTATAAGATTACCGTTAGTTGCATCTATTTCAGCAAATAATATCTCAGGCTTTTTGGGCTTAGTGTTATAATAAGTTCCAGTTATCATAATATTGCCGTTGGCGGCAAATTCCATATCAAAACAGCTATTATCGAGGGTAGTACCAAAAACATTACTCCATAGTACTGTACCCGTTGCATCTATATTTAATAAATAAACATCCCTTGCGCCCATACCATGCGTTGTTGAGCCACCTAAAATAATACTGCCGTCGGGTTTTTCGAGCAAGTCAAAACCTCTCTCAAGAGTGGTGTTAGTACCGTATAGTTTGGCAAAATCAAGGTCTAAATTGGGTTTCCATTTAACAAATAGTAAATCCTCCTCGGTGCTTCCGGATCCGCTAGTGCCTACTCCGGCGTAGCCTCCGTCTGCAGTTTTTATTATGTTGCGAAGGAATTCGTTTTTGTTAGCCGTACCATAGGTTTTGGCAAAAATTGTGTTCCCCCAAAACATTTTTACAAGTAATATATCTTCTTGGCCTTCGCCAAAACTTTTTGTACTTGCATTTAGCAAATAAGTGTTTGAGCCAAGGAGTAGAAGTCCTCTTCCGGCATCATTTTGGCTGCCTCCTAAATCAAAGGTTTGACTTTTAGTAATAGTTAAAACATTAAAAGTCAATAGTAAGATAAGAAATAATTTTTTCATATAGAGGTATTTTTATTAATGAACAATTGCTATTCCTTTTGCCATATTGCCTCAAAATACCCACCGGTTTCTGCCATTCGCCTGTGGGCTTGGTAGGCATCGTGGGTTTCTTTTAAGGTATACCCTTTAAGCATATTGTCATAGTCGTAAAAGGTGGTTGGTTTTACTACACCCGATGTGTTGTGGCTTTCTTTTCCTTTTTGAGCTTGCAACAAATAAATCCAGTTTACATTACCTAATACACTACTGAGATAATTTTTTACAATTTCGGGTTCCATTTCGCCAAAACTTGCGGCGTTCCAAAAAACATCGGCTTTAAAGTTTTTTAGTAAAGGAAATTGCCAACTACTAAACATATAAACTTTACCTTTTTCTAAATTATCGAGGTTTTTCATTTCCAAGGTTTTTTCTGATGATACTATATTTGCTGCGCCGAGTGCTTGTGTTAAATAATGCTCGCAGAGATAAAGGGGAGCAGGCAAATCAAAACAAAGAACAGTTAAATTTGGGTATGCTTTTTTTAATATTTCAACTTGGTGTCCGGATCCGGAACCCAACTCAATCAATATTTCATTTCCGGAAAATTTGATATGCTTTTGTGCAAAGCAATACCGTATATAAAATCCCAAAAACTGCATGGTATAAGCTTTGCCGTTTATTGTAAACAAGTCATTTGGCTTGCCGTAAGTGCAAACTTCTAAGTTTTCAATAGAAACAGCGTTGTTAAGTTCGCCTAAAAACAAGCAATTTCGGTATGCTATATCGCGAATATTATTTATATTAATCGAATAGGGTAAAATTGAACGGTTTGTGATAAATAGTTTTCTTATTAAGGATAAAAGCCATTTTTTATATTTGGGTACAGAATGATGGTAATGGTATATTGTTTCGGTAAAGCCAAAAGTGCCAAAAAGTGGGTAGCTGCCGTTTCTAAATTGGGTTAGGTCTGCTTTTTTAATTTCATTTACTAATAATTGGTGGTATTTCTCCCAGTATCTTGTAGTTTGGTATTCGGCAGGGGCAGAGTTATACGCCGCCATTAGTTTATCTAAGTGCTCCATGCAATTAAAGTTTGATGATAATTATTAATAAATGGCAATATTAGCACTTTTTATTTATTTTTAAATGATTTTTTTGGTTTTTTTACAAAAATAGACAAG
This genomic window contains:
- a CDS encoding putative sugar O-methyltransferase translates to MEHLDKLMAAYNSAPAEYQTTRYWEKYHQLLVNEIKKADLTQFRNGSYPLFGTFGFTETIYHYHHSVPKYKKWLLSLIRKLFITNRSILPYSININNIRDIAYRNCLFLGELNNAVSIENLEVCTYGKPNDLFTINGKAYTMQFLGFYIRYCFAQKHIKFSGNEILIELGSGSGHQVEILKKAYPNLTVLCFDLPAPLYLCEHYLTQALGAANIVSSEKTLEMKNLDNLEKGKVYMFSSWQFPLLKNFKADVFWNAASFGEMEPEIVKNYLSSVLGNVNWIYLLQAQKGKESHNTSGVVKPTTFYDYDNMLKGYTLKETHDAYQAHRRMAETGGYFEAIWQKE